In Vitis vinifera cultivar Pinot Noir 40024 chromosome 4, ASM3070453v1, the genomic window CACAAAGTATCTTCTATTTAACTACTTTTGTCAGAGTACAATGCAACTGTAATCTGCAAATTGTTATTATATTCATGGAGAGGCATTTTGGGATTTGGGCCTTCTTAGTTTTGTTTCTGGTACTGGATTATGGGTGTTTTGGATGCTTAGATGAAGAGAGGATTGCTCTCTTAGTGCTGAAAGCTGCCTTCTGTTCTCCAGATTGTTCTTCTCTTCCATCTTGGGAAGATGAAGAAAGTGACTGCTGTGGATGGGAAAGGGTTGAGTGTAGCAACACAACAGGACGAGTACTCAAGCTTTTTCTCAACAATACGAGGGAGTCATCCCAGGAATATTTGTACATCAATGCCTCTTTGTTTAGTCCATTTGTGGAGCTAAAAATACTCAATTTATCTACTAATATGCTGGCCACTTTGGGTGATGATGAGGGTATAAAATTTTCCCACTAAGTTTCCAGGTCttagtttttttcttccttttgaaTCTTTTCCCTCTTTCTTATCCTGCAGGCTCTGAAAGACCATTTAAGTTGAACAATCTGGAGCTCCTTGATTTAAGCAGTAATACTTTGGACATCAGCATGCTCGCATCTTTGACTGAACTCTCATCACTTAAGTCTCTATCTCTAGGTACCAACATATTGGAAGGATCAATTCAAGGTACAATGGAtttctttcttcctcttttattttatttgattttcccTTCTTCCTTTTTGAATATCCTTCTCTGGATGATATATTTTTTGGTCCATAGTTACTGTAAAGTTTCTTCTTAGGTGGACTTCTTAAGCTTAGTCCCCATCAATTTAAGGAAACCTGTTTCAATTCTTGCATTTTAAAGCATAGAAGCCATGTTTGGTATTTGGCAAATTtcatggaaagaaaatagaaagaaaaaatagaaggaaagaaaagataaaataaaattataaaatttttctgTTGTTTGATTGTCCATGAAAGAGTTGGAGGAAAGAAGACTTAATTATTGAGTAATGCATTTTCCCAAACTTTCTCCAACTTTTTCTCACCTTTTCCATATTATCCaaacagaagaaaaatattatgtcgaacatttcttttttcctttccttgatACTTTCTAGGAACCAGATATAGCCTTAGAAAGTACCCTagattcctcaaatgtacctatAACTCTGCTGAATTGTATTTTCCAATGTTTTCATATCTTCTGGTGCTGTCTaccatttcaattttgattGTCAATAGGTTTGTATTCAAGTTTTTCCAATCATTTTTCATCTTCCATGTGGCATCCTATTGATCTGTATTGCAAACACTGGTAAGTATGTTGCCTTTTCTGTATGATTTCTTATATTGGCTTTTGCAGAGTTGGCTGCTTTGCACAACTTGGAGGAGTTGGATTTGAGTAATAATTTGTTGGAAAGCTTTATAACAACCAAAGGTATACAAAGGGAATTCTCTCCCATTGCTTAGTGTAAGAAACTCTTTAATTGGGTCTGTGATGATTTATGATAGCTCTAATTTTCCATCTTTGATATCAGGGCTCAAAAGTCTGAGAAAGTTGCGAGTTTTACACCTGGAGACAAATGGTTTCAATATCAGCACCCTAAAATCATTGGGGAGGCTCTCATTGCTTAAGGAGCTTTATCTTGGAGGGAATAAATTGGAAGGTTCTGTTACACTCAGAGGTAAGCTTAAGTATAAATTTTGTAATGCtgctctttctttctctcttgtAATTGTTCCTTTTTCCCTTCCAGAGCTCAATAATTTGAGAAACTTGGAGGTTCTTGATTTGTCTTCTACCAATATCAGCAGCAGCATTCTGCAAATAGTAGAAGTAATGACATCACTTAAAGCCTTATCTTTGCGAAGCAATGGAATCAATGGTTCACAGACCGCGCTTCAAGGTACCTTTTATAAtagtttgaattttgattcaaaaCATTTGCTGATACTAAATGGGAAAGAATCATTCATTTtgctcccttttttttttctcaggtTTGTGCAAACTTAGGAACCTTCAAGAGTTAGACCTCAGTGATAATGGGTTTGAGGGCAGTGTCTCTCCATGTTTGGGAAACTTGACCTCCCTTCGAGCATTGGATCTATCTAAAAATCGATTTTCAGGAAACCTAGATTCATCTCTCTTTGCTGGTCTCATGAAACTAGAATTCCTTTCCCTTTCACATAATGTCTTCCAAACTTTTCCTCCCATTAGCTCCTTTGCTAAGCATTCCAAGCTTGAGGTGCTTGATCTCATCTGTGGGAATAACACATTGTTGTTAGAAAGTGAAGATCAAACTTGGGTTCCATCCTTTCAACTGAAGGTGTTTCGTCTTTCAAGTTGCATACTCAAAACAGGGTCCATTCCAAGTTTTCTTCACCACCAGCATGATTTAAGAGTAGTTGATCTCTCGAATAGCAGTTTGGAAGAAGATTTTCCCACTTGGCTGATGAAGAACAATACAAGATTGGAAGAACTAAACTTGAAGAATAACTCTCTTACAGGCTATTTTCACCTTCCTTATCGTCCACATATATTTACCTCTGCAAtagatatttccaacaatctCTTGCAAGGCCAAATGCCATCAAACATCAGTGTCTctctcccaaatctcatgttcctGAATGTGTCGAGGAATTCCTTTGAAGGTAGCATTCCTTCCTTCGGTGGTATGAGAAAATTGCTCTTTTTGGACTTGTCTAACAACTTATTCACGGGAGGAATACCCGAGGACTTGGCCATGGGTTGCCCCTCTCTGGAGTACCTTATACTCTCAAAGAATGATTTGCATGGCCAAATGTTTCCAAGGGTTTCTAATCTCCCCAGTTTGAGACATTTGGAGTTGGATGACAATCACTTCTCTGGAAAAATCCCAGACCTGTCCAACAGTTCTGGATTGGAGAGATTAGATGTTAGTCACAACTCCATATCCGGTAAGCTGCCGGGGTGGATTGGAAATATGTCAAATTTGGCTGCACTAGTCATGCCCAACAATAGTCTTGAAGGACCCATTCCTGTTGAATTTTGCTCCCTTGATGCCCTTGAACTCCTAGACCTTTCAAACAACAGTCTCTCCGGCTCCCTTCCATCCTGCTTTAGTCCATCCTCATTAATTCATGTACACTTGCAGGAAAATCATCTCACAGGACCTCTGACTAAGGCTTTCACTAGAAGCATGCATTTGGCAACTTTAGACATTAGAAATAACAATTTATCTGGTGGCATCCCAGATTGGATTTCCATGTTCTCAGGCTTAAGCATTCTCCTCTTGAAAGGAAACCATTTTCAGGGAAAAATTCCCTATCAGTTATGCCAATTGTCCAAGATAACCATATTGGATCTTTCTTACAACAGTCTCTCTGGTCATATTCCTTCTTGCTTAAACAAAATCCGATTCAGGACTGGATTTCGATCTGGGAAATTTTCCATCATATCATATTTCCAAAGCTCAGGATTCTCATCATATCTGTATCATAGCCAGCACATTGAATTATCTCAAGTAAATGTCAACAGCTACCCCATAGCTTATGATAAGGCCATGGCCGAGTTCACGACGAAGAACAGGACCGACTTCTACAAGGGAAACTTTCTATACTCCATGACTGGGATCGATCTCTCTTCCAACAAGTTGACAGGTGCAATACCTCCTGAAATTGGAAACTTGAGCCAGGTTCACGCATTGAATCTTTCTCACAACATTTTAACTGGGCCAATCCCAGCAGCCTTCTCAGGTCTGAAGAGCATAGAGAGCTTGGACCTCTCCTACAACAACCTGACTGGTACCATCCCTGGGGAACTCACTGAGCTAACCAACTTGGCAGTTTTCAGTGTGGCTTACAACAACTTAAGTGGTAAAATACCAGAAATGACAGCCCAGTTTGGGACATTCTTGGAAAACAGTTATGTGGGAAATCCTTATCTTTGTGGGTCACTGTTGAGGAAAAACTGCAGCAGAGCTGAGGAAGAAGCAGAAattgaggaaggagaaaaaggttTGACAGATAGGGACATTTTCTATGTGTGCTTTGGGGCGTCTTATGTAGTAGTATTATTAGGAGTTGCTGCTGTTCTCTACATCAATGGGGGTTGGAGAAAGAAATGGTTTCATGTCATTgatgttgtcgcctcgcgtatccgatggtccacgttgctgctatatggatggacacgtgattctcaacacacaaggggttcttgattcagtggttgcacctgcaaaaggcatctggacagggtgtccggacgcaccctccgatggttttattagccatggtgagaaagagatatataaatcagttggcttttttctaggtatcaagaggttaccaggagcccctttcttcttcgtgcgaaggtatatatatccagcttcaggggtactgttcctctcattaatggtgaggagatcttttctgttgtgatgatgacaataggtgttagtaggagcactatcatcctatgaatggctgtcagagactatggtaggtgatgcggccgtcagagatcgtgggaagcgattatgcagaatgatcgtgggaagtgacttgctgtcacttcctcttgtcttctcattctgcaggtgatgggatgtgggccatggctgcttgttgtggttgcgtgtaagactcgctttactttaattgaccatccagaagatttatatccggatggctcatgctgactatccggatgtgttgtggagactatccggatgtgtacgctctgccagcgtcgtttgctcttccttggataggagaagatgaaacgtcgtttgcctttccttgaggcgatCCGGATAGGATGTCtacaccatgcatatccttaggggaatccggataatgatggtccggctgataatacgtgccacgcgtcactatgagctgcgtgccacgtgtttcccaaggggaggggtccctacattgcccccctttttaacttgcctattttgcccaaaaaatgggcgggttaaaaataactggcttttgaaaactgaagaagtctcttcgtctgactgggccacgtggcgagtgggggtgcggaagccaaaaaggcattttttatgacgagccgccgaccctgCGTATCCCCAgacaatatgtcgtttcaatgataacatggctgttggtttggctttccgaggggctgtcctgctataaatagggtactgtacctctttttgtattttttcctactgcattctcttgagagTCTTTCTTCTTACTGCTTTTTCTACGCCCTTTGCTTttctgagaaaagaaaaaaaaaaaaaaaaagactccgAAAGCTCTTTTGTACCAGTGCTTTTGTATCGCAACTTTGTTGGTTTGCTGCTGGTGATTTCGTATCAAGGCGGTACCCGTTCTTCTTCTTCGGTGCTGTATTTGGTACGTATCTCTTTGCTACTGCCGTTCCTTTGGTTGCGTTTGCTGGTTCTTTACACTTGCTTTCTGGCTTGCTTGGGCATTGTTTTGGACGAGTCGTTTGcaattgttgttgaatgttggtactttgttgttgtttggaggggtttttgaggggtttttctgaCGGCTTtgagttagggtttgtgtattttctgattGCCTGGTCTGAACCGTTTGCATTGTTTTTGCGTGTAGATTTTGCTTtggctttgtggtaagaaatggctccaaaaaagacTGTTTCGTCTGTCCGGGTCAGCGAGGCTAGCGAAAAGGCGATAGACAAATTAAATGCGAAGGAGTTCCGGGAGCGATTCCTGATCCCCCATGACGTGTTGATAGACCTGGTGAACGAGGAGGCGGCTATGCCTACTGAGAAAGGTGGAAAAAACGCtatcctcttcacaaaggaacaattcaacgcggggctccggttccctctgccggcgttgttcaaggaattcctccacttctctcaaATTCCCCCCATCTTTATTCACcccaaccttgtccgggtgctgatgggatgcagcatcatcaacATGCTGTACAGCCTCGACCTGACGCTACTGgaagtgttctttgtctattccctgaagaaagcaaagaatgatatcttcagtgtgtccgctcacctgccctcccttcaaatggtgacagaactgccagattcgacaaagggaggggcgaaggggctggtggcaGTCTGGGGTGGATGGGCGGGGCTATCGCAGCATCCGTCGAGGCCTTTTTCTCCGAATTATACCCTAAAAATTCCGGGTAATCTTGTtttgcgatttttttttttttttttttttttttttttttttttttttttttttttttttttagattttgctttgctgattttttctGATCTTTCCGGGCGgaattctcaccttttgttgctgacaatgcaggtttggaattgaggggccaccttgtggattgggtggaaaaggcaTCCTTTGCCTGTGTctgcaaattatttgaaatagatcccaaggagagggcctacaaaacattgcTCTCGGCGCGGAATTTGACAGaggtcgtccgggagccccaggaatatgttatcaacATCCTTCCTAGGAAATTGGCAAAGGATgagatagtgcctggggagcattatacagTGAAAGAGCTCCCCCTCTATCAGGAAGCTAAAGAAGCTGACGCTGAAAGGCGGCGAAAGCTCCTGGAGGATAGAGATCAGAAAAAGACtgaaggcactatccggaaggctcccggacagaagcgGGGTCCGGACTCCCCTCCGAAGAAAACTTCAGGAAAAAGggggaagctggtgaagaagcatgggaaggatgcgaaggaacccactcctcccaaggagtttcctcctccacaaactacctatgagggggaagtaatgatagaggagccagtaaatgctgctccgcattctatctcaagcggccccGGGCGCATGTCGGGGTTGAATCACTCAGGTCCCTCCTTAGTCGCGGCTGCGCGTCTAGCCaacgtggctgaggaagctgcatctatcAACCATCCGGGCAACCTCAATCCGGATGCAGCTGAAACGGccccgttggaggaagcgggggcagaaagccaaagtcagccttccgacgACCCGGATCGCCTGGCTATAGTCCTGGTGAAAGAGCCTCCCCTCAAGAAGCCGCGTTTGACGCGCGATCTACAGTCCGGACTCTTTGAgcggcttcaagagcggcagcaagagattgaaattagttgcgcttctgcccatgacgctcatccggatggaggcgaggtggagatggcTACTGAGACCTCAGCCGTTCCGGCAATAATTCCGGCTGAGGATGCATCCGGACCTATGTGCCCGGACGAAAATATGGGGGCTCCGATTCCGGGACACGAGCTACCCTCTCCTTCCTCATCCGAGGAGCAATCTGCTGATGATGCCGCTCCcgctagccctttcagctacgcggagttggaagctaagttaaagcagattactcctgactggaaagccatcaagccctctgctaagatgtttgatatgatagaaacggtacgccgttgtcttgtgtttttgctttttgactttttgttgcactgatgtgtttgttgtagtatgatttatgtttttgcttttcttgtttgtgtgttagctggtgaggggcctccgcagcatgtctcaacaacacgctctttttactcagctgctgcagaccgcagactatatgaggaccttctcctctcggcaccaagagattgaaaatcaactgcgtctgagaatggaggaggctgaggccagtctatccaccatgcgagaggaaaatgaagccctccgggtggagttggctgaggcaaagggtcaagaagaatcaactgcgggccgccttcatgaggcggagggtgaggcagcccggctaagggatgaattgagtcgactccggacagaagttttgaatgaaaagaaacagaaggaagacttgcagctgcgtctggatgtgcaaaaagaggaacttgaacgggagtttgctgtggaaagggaggaacttgcagcggattaccagagacaagtggatgatacatttatctttgggtatcgctgctgcatgaagaagaacggtataaagcgagataccccttcaattcctccaagtgaagaaaagaagctccatgAGAAACCTGCTCCCCGATAGTTTATATCTTCTTGCaatttttctgctgtaatttttccttctgtatatttttgtggtccggatgtctctttgtaatttacatttactcatatcaataaaacttacttctttctcatttgcacttgtGTACACTTTCTActgataatactgctttaaattaaacacattccatggtctgagtaacggagtgccatctagcttttgtaaatgataggctccattttcatttgccttagacactatgtagggtccttcccaattggcttggaattttcctgcgcctacttcagcagtattttcaaaaacttttctaagtactagcgtaccatttttgaagtttctgggcctgacttttcgattgtaatgcgctgatgctctttgttgataatctgccatccggatggatgcgctttctctgacttcgtctgcccagtccaaatttcttcctagttccgtGTCGGCATCTTTTTGCTTTGCTGcatcagtccggatagtaggaagacctatttcagtgggaatgactgcatccattccatatgtgagggcaaaaggagtatttcctgttggtcgtccgggtgtggtccgataggcccacaggacgccgggtagttcctccacccacttccctttggctcGCTCCAGCCTTTTCTTCAAGGCATTGactagagttttgtttgtggcttccgcctggccattgctttgaggataacgtggcgtggagtatgaattctggatattcaattccgaacagaaattcctgaatgcaatgctgtcaaattgtggaccgttgtcagctatgatgatttggggaatccCATAacggcaaacaatgttcttccatacgaacttggtaacatctttatctttgatgcttgcatatgcttcagcctctacccatttactgaagtaatcagtggcgacaagaaggaatttcttttgggcgggtgctgctgggaggggtcccactatgtccatgccccactgcgcgaaaggccatgggcTTGAGACCGATTTTAATGCGATTGATGgtatatgtggaatgggagcgtatctttgacatttatcacatttttggacatatgctgccgcgtctttcttcattgttggccaatagtatccttgtgaatgagctctatgtgctagggatcgtcctcccgtatgatttccgcataCTCCTTCATGTAACTCCgctaacacatactgggcctctgaatgcccaagacagcgaagataaggccctgtgaaggatcgcttgtacaggtgccccccaatcagggtgaaacgggcagcttgcacccggattttgtgcgctcgtttaggatcttcgggtaaagttcctgtccggagatattctgcaatatcatgcGTCCATTCTTGATCATCCGCTTGGTTTGCTTCAATGGAGTTGCAAGTGGAATTTTCTGCGACAGAGGGATTGGCTTGTACATGGATaggcaatagaatggcttctctgatggggagggaagcagctataccggccaaggcgtcagcgcgcccgttgtcagctcgcttaattttttcaattgtccactcggtgaattgctgtaaggtgcttcttactttggccaagtatcgcgccatgcgtgagtccttagcctcatattctttctggacatgccttaccactagttgcgagtcgctgtagattcggagtttggagacggatagcgcaagagcgaggtccaatccggacaggatggcctcgtattctgcttcattgttagacgcggagaatcccagccggatggcctgctccagatgttccccagttggggactgcaataagagcccaactccagagcctgatgagcgtgaggctccgtcaactcgtagagtccaccactcctgttcacctgattcgtggtgctggtcgggtcttcgtgaatattcgagcacgaagtcggccattacttggccttttttggataatctgggttggaattcgattccaaattcgctcaattcgatggcccactgtagcattcgcccagttaaatctggcttgtgtagaatgctacgaaggggctggtcggtcagtacaatcactgggtgagcttgaaaataggggcggagcttttgagcagcacttcgaagagctaaggctgttagctccatttttgaatacctggtttctacatctgccaaagctctgctgacatagtagacaggtttctgctcctttggcgaagggcagcggaatagaacggcgctgattgcccattctgagacagctaaatacatatatagcttctcctttggcatggggctgctcaagatgggcgGATGCATAAGACAGtgtttaattctttccaacgcgttttggcaattgtccgtccatccctgcgttccagcttttcgtatcgctaagaagaagggtcgcaactcgtcagtgaagcgggctataaaacgtcctaacgcaacgagcttgcctgtgaggcgttgtaactcctttttgttcctgggaggaggtgtctccatgactgctttgacttgatccgggctgacttctatgcctctttggctgaccataaatcccagaaatttgccagcactcacgccaaaggcacatttggaaggatttagcttcatgtcatactttcgcaagaggtaaaatacttcttgtaaatggaggatatgctgctctcgagttttgcttttaaccacgatatcgtcaatgtatacctcgaccgagcggcctatcagaggtttgaagattttagtcatcaatctttgatacgtggcgccagcgtttttgagtccgaatggcatgactttgtagcaatagaggccgtgtggcgttatgaatgctgttttttcttcgtcatccggagacatgggaatttggtgatagccggagaaggcatccaagaaagagagcatcccttgcccggaagtggaatccacaatttgatctatccgcggtaagggaaaactgtcctttggacatgcattattgagattggtgtaatcaacacagattcgccatttgccctctttctttggtaccactactacatttgccaaccaatccggataatatacctctctgatgaatccggcttccaataatttgttaatttcttcttggataactctttgtctatccgggtgaaatcgtctaatcttctgtcgaatgggtctggctgctggaaagacgttaagcttgtgagaggcgatagagggatgaattcccttcatatccgaatgtgtccatgcgaagatgtcatggttacttCGAAGGATATTCTGTATGCTCtgggtttcttcttgtgtcatgagggaactgatgtttgtgaggtgatcattctcttctgagatttggattgtttgtaagggatctgctaccgggggatccttgtccaccggacccaataattgctattggtcgcgcgcaatgctaggttcagggggagatgcatcttcctggttagcgactgcttcacgtgctatttggtagcactggcgagcggctaactggctgccatacaagtcagtttgcccttcattggtgaggaaactcaccatttgatgatatgtggaggggatggctttcatgtagtgaagccatgtgcgtcccaagatgatattgaagggtGACAATTCTTGCACCACCgagaattgcacgttgagagtgactggtccAGCTCGAaccggcagtataatgtctcctaaggatgttgttgatgatccgttgaatccagataagattcgtccggggttttcgagacccgcgagactgtgtcccatatggccaatgactgatgcttgtactagatcggctgaactgcctggatcaaccaagatacgtcttacatcaaaatctcctatttccagagagaggatgagggcgtcgcgatgtggctgtagcgtccgggtgggatctactggtgggaaaatgattgtcccatctatggggcgagggccctctccagtaagacccggccggatggaattaatgcgctcgcgtattgacgcggcccgcagcaatttctgccttttacgcctggaatcgtattcctcgtcagacgggcccccattgatatagtttatcacagccttgggggcgactggggccctcGGGGCCTCAGAGTTATGATGCTGAGATACGTCCCTTCCTCcagtatctgagcggaggtactgttttaaatgtcctgctttgatgagcctttcaactagATACTGGAGGGATCGACAcgtctctgttgtatgaccatggtctttgtggaaggcgcatttcttgctgcggtctcttatggatgggtccgtttcgaggggtctaggccacctgaagtcggacaacccttggatcattgggagaagtttttcgtaTGATACGGATAGAGGTGTGGCGGGCGGCCTATTCGGACGACTCGGCCCGTCCTGTCTTCGGTCAACTGGTTTTGGACGGTCTGGAGGCTTGGCATGCCTGTCCGCGTTATCTCTAGAagcccgtccggcaaccaaaacttgttgAGTGGCTGCccgcacgtcatcttcgagcattgaatatttgttagcacgtctgaacaaatcgtccatcgttgtGGGAGGCTTTTTTGCCAGTGATTCAAAAAATGGAGTGCCCGGACAAATGCTTCTCTTGAAGAtttgtaggacagcatccatgctgcaaacctctatttggagtacggcttggccaaatcgtttcacaaattccctcaaggattcgttgtctctcatttttatgttctggagggtgctgatattctgcttgtgtcgagcagagcacaagtactgtcccacgaatgcttcagagaggtccctgaaattgtcaatagagttaggaggtaggcgatgaaaccatgagagggcctgcccttgaaggctggcagggaatactttgcataataatgcatcgttgccaatatcgagcgtcataagctgtcgatagtgcatgatgtggtcgaagggatcgttggtcccatcgtatgtggaaaactttggtacgaggaatcctcttgggggctcgtaatgggtgatatgagagcaaaagggcgtggagagcatgtcatccagccttttgctgatggagccaatgggtggctcgtttgggaggtttctcccggCTGGTCGCTCCGCTAGGTGTgaatgaacgttccgcatcgctagggtgaccatggggtcacgatgcggaggtacgttctgcaccatgggagcgatcataggatcggggcgtggcgcccgggttgtggctgctggtggccttgatctcccaggctcttgtgggcctagtcttgcgcgcatagaacttgacaactgtgattttctatcacgctgtctttttgctgagaaatgagtggaatctgagctttcctcacggggagctcgaggcatgggtGTGCGTGGCTCATGGTGCCTTGCGTTGTACGTTCCTGGGATagctcctgttgacccaggatatattgattctggctctggctttgagtttgccacctggccttttgagcgctgacgacgaggaggtcctgatgttgaggcttgaatgcgtaacacagcgttttcttcccttaacctctccgtctcctggaggagagcttttagctgtttttcgcttgccaactgtcttttttcgatggcttgacgccattcgtgattatcttcttcctctctaccagatgatcgactttgggaaggtgtggc contains:
- the LOC132252546 gene encoding cuscuta receptor 1-like; the protein is MERHFGIWAFLVLFLVLDYGCFGCLDEERIALLVLKAAFCSPDCSSLPSWEDEESDCCGWERVECSNTTGRVLKLFLNNTRESSQEYLYINASLFSPFVELKILNLSTNMLATLGDDEGSERPFKLNNLELLDLSSNTLDISMLASLTELSSLKSLSLGTNILEGSIQELAALHNLEELDLSNNLLESFITTKGLKSLRKLRVLHLETNGFNISTLKSLGRLSLLKELYLGGNKLEGSVTLRELNNLRNLEVLDLSSTNISSSILQIVEVMTSLKALSLRSNGINGSQTALQGLCKLRNLQELDLSDNGFEGSVSPCLGNLTSLRALDLSKNRFSGNLDSSLFAGLMKLEFLSLSHNVFQTFPPISSFAKHSKLEVLDLICGNNTLLLESEDQTWVPSFQLKVFRLSSCILKTGSIPSFLHHQHDLRVVDLSNSSLEEDFPTWLMKNNTRLEELNLKNNSLTGYFHLPYRPHIFTSAIDISNNLLQGQMPSNISVSLPNLMFLNVSRNSFEGSIPSFGGMRKLLFLDLSNNLFTGGIPEDLAMGCPSLEYLILSKNDLHGQMFPRVSNLPSLRHLELDDNHFSGKIPDLSNSSGLERLDVSHNSISGKLPGWIGNMSNLAALVMPNNSLEGPIPVEFCSLDALELLDLSNNSLSGSLPSCFSPSSLIHVHLQENHLTGPLTKAFTRSMHLATLDIRNNNLSGGIPDWISMFSGLSILLLKGNHFQGKIPYQLCQLSKITILDLSYNSLSGHIPSCLNKIRFRTGFRSGKFSIISYFQSSGFSSYLYHSQHIELSQVNVNSYPIAYDKAMAEFTTKNRTDFYKGNFLYSMTGIDLSSNKLTGAIPPEIGNLSQVHALNLSHNILTGPIPAAFSGLKSIESLDLSYNNLTGTIPGELTELTNLAVFSVAYNNLSGKIPEMTAQFGTFLENSYVGNPYLCGSLLRKNCSRAEEEAEIEEGEKGLTDRDIFYVCFGASYVVVLLGVAAVLYINGGWRKKWFHVIDVVASRIRWSTLLLYGWTRDSQHTRGS
- the LOC132253626 gene encoding uncharacterized protein LOC132253626 yields the protein MAPKKTVSSVRVSEASEKAIDKLNAKEFRERFLIPHDVLIDLVNEEAAMPTEKGGKNAILFTKEQFNAGLRFPLPALFKEFLHFSQIPPIFIHPNLVRVLMGCSIINMLYSLDLTLLEVFFVYSLKKAKNDIFSVSAHLPSLQMVTELPDSTKGGAKGLVAVWGGWAGLSQHPSRPFSPNYTLKIPGLELRGHLVDWVEKASFACVCKLFEIDPKERAYKTLLSARNLTEVVREPQEYVINILPRKLAKDEIVPGEHYTVKELPLYQEAKEADAERRRKLLEDRDQKKTEGTIRKAPGQKRGPDSPPKKTSGKRGKLVKKHGKDAKEPTPPKEFPPPQTTYEGEVMIEEPVNAAPHSISSGPGRMSGLNHSGPSLVAAARLANVAEEAASINHPGNLNPDAAETAPLEEAGAESQSQPSDDPDRLAIVLVKEPPLKKPRLTRDLQSGLFERLQERQQEIEISCASAHDAHPDGGEVEMATETSAVPAIIPAEDASGPMCPDENMGAPIPGHELPSPSSSEEQSADDAAPASPFSYAELEAKLKQITPDWKAIKPSAKMFDMIETLVRGLRSMSQQHALFTQLLQTADYMRTFSSRHQEIENQLRLRMEEAEASLSTMREENEALRVELAEAKGQEESTAGRLHEAEGEAARLRDELSRLRTEVLNEKKQKEDLQLRLDVQKEELEREFAVEREELAADYQRQVDDTFIFGYRCCMKKNGIKRDTPSIPPSEEKKLHEKPAPR